A genomic segment from Rickettsia endosymbiont of Lasioglossum villosulum encodes:
- the rpmG gene encoding 50S ribosomal protein L33, translating to MAKKNKNILVRLVSTAGTGFFLVKKRNPKTQTEKLSFRKYDPKVRKHVLFKEEKIK from the coding sequence ATGGCAAAGAAAAATAAAAACATTTTGGTAAGGTTAGTAAGTACAGCAGGTACAGGCTTTTTTTTAGTGAAAAAGCGTAATCCAAAAACGCAAACCGAAAAGCTTTCTTTTCGTAAATACGATCCAAAAGTAAGAAAACATGTTCTTTTTAAAGAAGAAAAAATAAAATAA
- the rpsP gene encoding 30S ribosomal protein S16, which translates to MAVKIRLARGGAKKRPFYRVVVANATAPRDGDFLEKVGTYNPMLAKDSNERVVLKADRVEYWLKSGAKPTDRVAKFIEQAGIALPEKVKKEMEVKLKNRKAKPSKKEAKEA; encoded by the coding sequence ATGGCAGTAAAAATTCGTTTAGCTAGAGGCGGTGCTAAAAAGCGTCCTTTTTACCGTGTAGTAGTAGCTAACGCAACCGCACCACGTGATGGTGATTTTTTAGAAAAAGTTGGAACTTATAATCCAATGCTTGCTAAAGATAGTAATGAGCGTGTAGTTCTAAAGGCGGATCGTGTAGAATATTGGCTTAAATCTGGTGCTAAACCAACAGATAGAGTTGCAAAATTTATCGAGCAAGCTGGTATAGCTCTTCCTGAAAAAGTCAAAAAAGAGATGGAAGTTAAGCTAAAAAACCGTAAAGCTAAACCAAGCAAAAAAGAAGCTAAAGAAGCATAG